One Lacticaseibacillus rhamnosus genomic window carries:
- a CDS encoding MFS transporter, producing MEQSARSFSREQRKALFVSGSGLFSQSASTMLLSFVLASMMTSFHVNGAAGGFISTITNIGMLAGGLIFGPMADRNGRMKIFAVTTIIYASATGLMAIAKNIQMVYLFRFLVGVGGGGVYGAIMSMVADVFRNDQRGRITSYVTILGQIGSIIAALAAAIIIPILGWRGLFVFGALPILLGFYVYFKMPESKQWLESKNELINQRNSKITLLDLFRDGRASNTIKLIIMATVQIAGYFGLMNWLPSILQQKSGLSVSGSSIWMIATILGMSLGMLVFGQIMDRIGSKVAYSFFLIASAISVFMYSFADTQITLLVGGAIVGFFANGMNAGYGAIVANLYETRIRASANNLIFNVGRAIGGFSSVIIGFLLDHSSLVITMSFLSVLYIISLLTVLTLKVKKGDSYE from the coding sequence ATGGAACAAAGCGCGAGAAGTTTTAGCCGCGAACAGCGCAAGGCTCTATTTGTCAGTGGTAGCGGATTGTTTTCTCAATCAGCAAGCACAATGCTTTTGTCATTTGTCCTAGCAAGTATGATGACAAGCTTTCATGTCAATGGGGCTGCTGGTGGTTTTATCTCAACAATAACCAATATTGGGATGTTGGCAGGTGGGCTGATATTTGGACCTATGGCAGATCGAAATGGTCGTATGAAGATTTTTGCGGTAACCACTATTATTTACGCGAGTGCAACAGGGCTGATGGCAATAGCAAAAAATATTCAAATGGTATATCTATTTAGATTTCTAGTGGGCGTGGGCGGAGGTGGTGTTTATGGCGCCATTATGTCAATGGTTGCTGATGTTTTCAGAAACGATCAACGTGGTCGAATTACTTCTTATGTAACAATATTAGGCCAAATTGGCAGTATTATTGCGGCATTAGCTGCCGCAATTATTATTCCGATTTTGGGATGGCGAGGTCTTTTTGTTTTTGGTGCTCTACCGATTCTTTTGGGATTCTATGTTTACTTCAAGATGCCTGAATCGAAACAGTGGTTAGAGTCAAAAAATGAGCTAATAAATCAAAGAAATTCGAAGATAACCCTGCTAGATTTATTTCGAGACGGTCGAGCCAGTAATACAATTAAATTGATCATTATGGCGACTGTACAAATAGCGGGATATTTTGGTCTGATGAATTGGCTTCCGTCGATCTTACAACAAAAATCGGGTTTGTCTGTTTCTGGATCGTCTATATGGATGATTGCTACAATTTTGGGTATGTCGCTTGGCATGCTTGTCTTTGGACAAATTATGGATAGAATTGGCAGTAAAGTTGCCTATTCTTTTTTCTTGATTGCCTCGGCCATTTCGGTTTTCATGTATAGTTTTGCGGACACACAGATTACATTATTGGTTGGTGGAGCAATAGTGGGATTTTTTGCTAACGGAATGAATGCGGGGTACGGTGCTATCGTCGCCAATCTTTATGAAACAAGAATTCGTGCCTCAGCAAACAATCTGATCTTCAATGTGGGTCGGGCAATAGGCGGATTTTCATCAGTGATCATAGGCTTTTTATTGGATCACTCGTCTTTGGTTATAACCATGAGCTTCTTATCGGTTCTTTATATTATCTCATTATTAACAGTTTTGACATTGAAGGTAAAGAAGGGTGATTCTTATGAGTAG
- a CDS encoding MFS transporter, whose protein sequence is MNRHVFAATFSSLRSKNFRRFWTGQCISVMGTWIQRTTQTWLVYQMTKSAFLVGLLAAAQFVPIMALTLVAGTLIDRYPKRQILLFTQFGFLLLGATMTLITYLKIVQYWQILAIALGYGILQSFDTPTRQSYVIELVGKKDLINGISLNSSIFNLAKIAGPSLAGILMVTLGVAPCFLIDTLSYVAIIAGLLMIHQDHPIASHRSRHILLDIREGLSYILHHADVKLSAELMLVICTLNFNNNVIIPIYAEEVLHRGAQGYASLLSATGVGSLVAAFLMSYLASFGLRRDLYLAVAVGTALIQSSMLFIHVYWLAMLLMVLIGFCNMVFLNQSNASFQFGIPNQLRGRIMSVYVLLNQGSTPIGSLYAGSVMDAAGGLWGFPACGVLALMLTMVIFGFHQSTIKKWVSR, encoded by the coding sequence ATGAACCGACACGTTTTCGCAGCAACCTTTTCTTCGCTGCGTTCAAAGAACTTTCGTCGATTTTGGACGGGCCAATGTATTTCCGTTATGGGAACCTGGATTCAGCGAACAACGCAAACCTGGCTTGTCTATCAAATGACAAAATCCGCTTTTCTAGTTGGTTTGCTAGCGGCGGCACAGTTTGTTCCGATCATGGCGCTGACTTTGGTCGCCGGAACATTGATTGATCGCTACCCCAAGCGACAAATTCTTTTGTTTACCCAATTCGGCTTTTTACTGTTGGGTGCTACGATGACGTTGATCACCTATTTGAAGATCGTCCAGTATTGGCAGATTCTCGCGATTGCCTTGGGCTATGGCATCCTTCAGAGTTTCGATACGCCAACGCGGCAATCATATGTTATTGAACTTGTAGGCAAAAAAGATTTAATTAATGGCATTTCGCTAAACTCATCCATTTTCAATTTGGCTAAAATTGCCGGTCCGTCACTGGCAGGTATCTTAATGGTGACGCTGGGCGTGGCACCGTGTTTTCTGATTGATACGCTTAGTTATGTGGCGATTATTGCCGGTTTGTTAATGATTCACCAAGATCATCCTATTGCCAGTCATCGTTCACGCCACATCTTATTAGATATTCGGGAAGGGTTAAGTTATATCTTGCATCATGCAGACGTGAAACTCAGTGCTGAATTGATGCTGGTCATCTGTACATTAAACTTCAACAATAACGTCATCATCCCGATCTATGCCGAGGAGGTTTTGCACCGCGGCGCTCAAGGTTATGCTAGCCTTTTGTCTGCTACTGGTGTCGGCTCACTGGTAGCAGCTTTTCTCATGAGTTATCTTGCCAGCTTCGGCCTGCGCCGGGATCTTTATTTGGCCGTAGCAGTTGGCACGGCCTTGATTCAGTCGTCCATGCTGTTCATTCATGTCTACTGGCTTGCCATGCTGCTCATGGTTCTCATCGGCTTTTGTAACATGGTTTTCCTGAACCAGTCCAACGCCTCGTTTCAATTTGGCATTCCCAATCAACTGCGCGGGCGGATTATGAGTGTTTACGTTTTGCTCAATCAAGGATCAACCCCGATTGGCAGTCTATACGCCGGCAGTGTCATGGATGCTGCTGGCGGTTTATGGGGATTTCCTGCATGTGGCGTGTTAGCCCTCATGTTAACGATGGTCATCTTCGGTTTTCACCAGTCTACGATAAAAAAGTGGGTATCGCGGTAA
- a CDS encoding nucleoside phosphorylase produces the protein MSSEHLAHIQKGDLGEVTLIVGDPDRVALISKDWESKRKIEDSREFVLVVGMFRGHHVSVCSTGMGVGSTEICVVELIENGAKQIIRCGGCGAWRDDINPGDIIINRAMARTSGLMGDYVPDSYPAVADPLLVNKIYTGAVKNGFRVYTGIGLTTETYFFGQYRQPDISETALKVDGAKMKFWQDRGIINAEMESAVLFLLGSLYNIPVANCLVVHLSRATYKWEKPEDYNRIHQRSAESVLESVLG, from the coding sequence ATGAGTAGTGAGCATTTAGCACATATCCAAAAAGGGGATCTTGGTGAAGTAACTTTAATTGTTGGTGATCCTGATAGGGTTGCGTTGATTTCTAAAGATTGGGAGTCTAAACGAAAAATAGAAGATAGTCGAGAATTCGTCCTGGTAGTTGGTATGTTTCGGGGCCATCATGTTTCTGTCTGTTCGACGGGGATGGGAGTTGGATCGACTGAGATTTGTGTTGTAGAACTTATCGAGAACGGTGCGAAACAAATTATTCGATGTGGTGGCTGTGGAGCATGGCGAGATGATATTAACCCCGGTGATATCATTATTAATCGTGCAATGGCGCGAACATCAGGATTAATGGGCGATTATGTTCCCGATAGTTATCCGGCCGTAGCTGATCCGCTTTTAGTAAACAAGATTTATACAGGAGCGGTAAAAAATGGGTTTAGGGTTTATACCGGTATAGGGTTAACAACTGAGACGTATTTTTTTGGCCAATACCGGCAACCGGACATCTCGGAGACAGCTCTCAAAGTTGATGGGGCAAAAATGAAGTTCTGGCAAGACCGTGGCATTATCAATGCTGAAATGGAGTCTGCGGTTTTGTTTTTGCTGGGCTCTCTTTACAATATTCCCGTGGCAAACTGTTTGGTTGTCCACCTTAGTCGTGCAACATATAAGTGGGAAAAGCCCGAAGACTATAATCGTATTCATCAAAGATCTGCCGAGTCAGTTCTAGAATCAGTTTTAGGGTAA
- a CDS encoding helix-turn-helix domain-containing protein has translation MIYLESVLKTQSRRLKPVNSANLSGHVVSAITIMDNTNVRQWLRGGEIVLSGSHTLPTEQNQLQELLSQLKISQACCLIIKCVTSPISSQKFSNILLEEDVLPIFKMSSNITYLELMNDVNMMLFKDRQVNRLAELDLEHLLRTDKPRDSDFDYISSVKSIDLYKQNACVIQITLTSQTNLNHRIHDLFTLSRQLHAIFSSFITNRILSSYFVLENSDGATMILFTGSKLESDVSLLHHLQLSSQVKISNQALYIGISTLHPARELHKCYQEAVFSIKMAQIFNYKNTVTKFNDVAVWSLIEGIQESASLELTTQRLKEVLKNQDLFKTLKLFFQNNESIKKTSQQMFTHPNTIRYRLKEIKSQTGLDYQKTDDKFRLYIAVITQTLAHANN, from the coding sequence ATGATTTATCTCGAATCAGTTTTAAAAACGCAATCTCGCCGACTCAAGCCTGTTAATTCAGCAAATCTTTCCGGTCACGTTGTTAGCGCAATTACGATTATGGATAACACAAATGTTCGGCAGTGGCTACGGGGTGGCGAAATTGTGCTTTCAGGATCGCACACTTTGCCAACCGAGCAGAATCAGTTACAGGAACTCTTATCTCAACTAAAAATCAGCCAGGCTTGCTGCTTGATTATTAAATGTGTTACTTCCCCAATTTCATCACAAAAATTTTCAAATATTCTTTTAGAAGAGGATGTTCTTCCAATTTTTAAAATGTCATCAAACATCACATATTTAGAATTGATGAATGACGTTAATATGATGCTTTTTAAAGACCGTCAAGTTAATCGTTTGGCTGAACTAGACCTTGAACATCTCCTAAGAACAGACAAACCACGCGATAGTGATTTTGACTACATTTCAAGCGTAAAAAGTATTGATTTATATAAGCAAAATGCTTGTGTTATTCAAATCACTCTCACATCTCAGACAAATCTTAATCATCGAATTCATGATTTATTTACACTAAGTCGGCAACTCCACGCCATCTTTAGCAGTTTTATTACTAATCGAATACTTTCGAGCTATTTTGTTCTTGAGAATTCAGACGGTGCGACTATGATATTATTTACAGGCTCAAAACTTGAATCGGACGTTTCTTTGTTGCATCACTTACAACTGTCATCTCAAGTAAAGATCTCAAATCAGGCGCTGTATATTGGAATCTCAACCCTTCACCCAGCTAGAGAACTTCACAAATGCTATCAGGAGGCTGTATTTAGTATCAAAATGGCTCAAATTTTCAACTACAAAAATACCGTTACAAAATTTAATGATGTAGCTGTTTGGTCACTTATTGAAGGTATACAAGAATCAGCTTCTTTAGAACTAACAACACAACGATTGAAAGAAGTTTTAAAAAACCAAGATCTATTCAAAACATTGAAGCTGTTTTTTCAGAATAATGAGTCAATCAAAAAAACAAGCCAGCAAATGTTCACGCATCCAAATACTATTAGATATCGTTTAAAGGAGATTAAATCGCAAACGGGGCTTGATTATCAAAAAACTGATGATAAATTCAGGTTATATATTGCGGTTATCACTCAAACATTAGCGCATGCGAACAATTAA
- a CDS encoding glutamate-5-semialdehyde dehydrogenase has protein sequence MDVTTIDLEQMGRAAKAAATVLSQLTTAQKNAGLLAMATALETHTETILEANHEDLKAAASLPAKFTDRLVLTAERIADMAAGVRQVAALPDPTAQTDKAWVNHAGLNIAQKRVPLGVVGMIYEARPNVTVDAAALTFKSGNAVILRGGKEALHSNLALATVLQAALTAQGLPKDAIQLITDPKREVANQMMHLNGYIDVLIPRGGRGLIKAVVEQATVPVIETGAGNCHIYVDAHAQAQMAIDIVVNAKVQRPSVCNAAEKLLIHADVANEQLPLIAAALQAHGVELRGDERARAIVPNMQVATEEDWDTEYNDLIMAVKVVDSEEEAIAHINAHNTKHSEAIITDNYQNSQQFLQQVDAAVVYVNASTRFTDGFEFGFGAEIGISTQKLHARGPMGLAALTTIKYQVLGNGQVREG, from the coding sequence ATGGATGTCACCACGATTGATCTGGAACAAATGGGCCGAGCAGCAAAGGCCGCGGCGACTGTCTTGAGCCAGTTGACGACCGCACAGAAAAATGCCGGGTTGTTGGCCATGGCTACGGCTCTTGAAACGCATACGGAAACAATTTTGGAAGCTAATCATGAAGATCTAAAAGCGGCAGCAAGCTTGCCGGCTAAGTTCACGGATCGACTGGTGCTGACCGCCGAGCGAATTGCTGACATGGCAGCAGGGGTTCGCCAAGTTGCCGCCTTACCTGATCCAACCGCCCAGACGGATAAGGCCTGGGTGAATCACGCAGGACTGAATATTGCGCAAAAACGGGTACCTTTAGGGGTGGTCGGGATGATTTATGAGGCTCGGCCAAATGTAACCGTTGATGCTGCTGCGTTAACTTTTAAAAGTGGCAATGCGGTCATTCTCCGTGGCGGTAAAGAGGCGCTGCACAGCAATTTGGCCTTGGCGACTGTTTTACAGGCTGCATTGACCGCACAAGGATTGCCAAAAGACGCGATTCAATTAATCACGGACCCGAAGCGAGAAGTCGCGAATCAGATGATGCACCTGAATGGCTATATTGATGTACTGATTCCGCGTGGTGGCCGGGGGTTAATTAAAGCAGTCGTTGAACAGGCCACCGTACCGGTCATTGAAACCGGGGCGGGCAATTGTCACATTTATGTTGATGCGCATGCGCAAGCCCAGATGGCAATCGACATTGTTGTCAACGCCAAAGTTCAGCGGCCGTCTGTTTGCAATGCGGCCGAGAAACTTTTAATCCACGCTGATGTTGCAAACGAGCAGCTGCCTTTAATTGCTGCGGCACTGCAAGCGCATGGTGTCGAATTGCGCGGTGATGAACGGGCGCGGGCAATTGTGCCGAACATGCAGGTCGCCACGGAAGAAGACTGGGATACCGAATATAACGACTTAATTATGGCGGTCAAGGTGGTGGATTCCGAGGAAGAAGCGATTGCGCATATCAACGCACACAACACGAAGCACAGCGAGGCCATCATTACAGATAACTACCAAAATAGTCAGCAATTCCTCCAACAGGTAGATGCGGCTGTTGTCTATGTGAATGCCTCAACTCGGTTTACAGACGGCTTCGAGTTTGGTTTCGGCGCGGAGATCGGTATTAGTACGCAAAAATTACACGCACGCGGACCAATGGGGTTAGCGGCGTTGACGACGATTAAGTATCAGGTGCTGGGTAACGGACAGGTACGCGAAGGTTAG
- the proB gene encoding glutamate 5-kinase: MVKRMLHCKRLVVKIGTSSLIHQNGKVNLQTIDRLAYTLAALTNQGYELVLVTSGAIGVGMAKLGVTVRPAEIAQQQALAAIGQSELMTLYTQRFSDYGAKIGQLLLTHDVFDYPQTRQHVLDTIDALLKRQVIPIINENDSVAVDELDHRTTFGDNDQLSALVAKQIGADLLVVLSDIDGLYDRDPNRHANAALIPEITHVSAKILAGAGGSSTRFGTGGMVTKLKAAQVMMRAGKHMVLTSGRDPRIILRVVAGESVGTWFGAELEPVPSEVHAAN; this comes from the coding sequence ATGGTGAAGCGGATGCTGCATTGTAAACGGTTAGTTGTCAAAATAGGGACGAGTAGTTTGATTCATCAAAATGGCAAGGTTAATTTGCAGACCATAGATCGGCTGGCGTATACGTTGGCGGCTTTGACGAATCAAGGCTATGAGCTGGTTTTAGTCACGTCTGGTGCGATTGGGGTGGGCATGGCCAAGCTTGGTGTGACGGTGCGGCCTGCCGAAATTGCTCAGCAGCAGGCGTTGGCGGCGATTGGTCAATCAGAGTTAATGACGTTGTATACGCAAAGGTTTAGCGATTATGGCGCTAAAATTGGCCAGTTGTTGTTAACACATGACGTTTTTGATTATCCGCAAACTCGGCAGCATGTTTTGGATACCATCGATGCTTTGCTGAAGCGGCAGGTGATTCCAATCATTAATGAAAATGATAGCGTCGCGGTTGATGAATTGGATCATCGTACGACTTTTGGCGACAATGACCAACTTTCCGCCTTGGTCGCGAAGCAAATCGGAGCAGACTTACTGGTGGTGCTTTCCGATATTGACGGGCTTTATGATCGCGATCCTAATCGCCATGCAAACGCCGCCTTGATCCCGGAAATCACTCATGTGTCCGCTAAAATTTTGGCTGGTGCAGGGGGCAGTTCAACCCGGTTTGGAACCGGGGGAATGGTGACGAAGCTTAAGGCGGCGCAAGTGATGATGCGAGCAGGGAAGCACATGGTTTTAACGAGTGGGCGTGACCCACGCATTATTTTGCGAGTCGTTGCCGGCGAGTCAGTGGGGACATGGTTCGGGGCAGAACTTGAGCCTGTGCCATCTGAAGTTCACGCGGCTAACTGA